The Anolis carolinensis isolate JA03-04 chromosome 2, rAnoCar3.1.pri, whole genome shotgun sequence genome contains the following window.
CAAAATGAGACTTGAACTGGCATTTTATATATTGGTTCATGTCACATTTTGGCCAGTTTAGAAGAGCCCAGAATACATATGAGCCACTAATATTTCCTTGCCTGACTGCACACTCCCCCTACAGTCCATTTCAAGTGAAAGCAGCTCTATTAAACAATGGAGATGCACTCAATTTCAAACTGAGGTCTGCCTAATACAGAGTAAGGAAGTGGGATTAAAAATCCCAGTGCTTTAAGGAAAGTCCTCACCCAGAGCAATTAGTTTCGGGAAATGATCCCGCAGCATCCAGAGAAGTTTGGTTACTGCGGATTGAAAAGAACTGCAAATGTTCCGCTagaagttttcttttatttatttttcttgatgATGCTCAGAGATGTTCTGCATCTCATAAGAATTTTGCCAATGCTTAAGAGCAATAATGCACTGATGATAAGCAAtctgcacacaagcagatttcttgtcatcgGCTCTCCTTACTCTCCCAGTGCCTTAAGTTTTTCCCTCTTGAACCCTGTttgcctttggggtcacttgATTGCCATGTTGATGCCCACTGTGCACATTCAATCTCTGCTTCCTttcataaatataaaaacaaaggaaTGATTGGAGAGAATTCTCATGGGGATTGCTTTCTACTCGTGTTTTCATTTAGCTACCTGTATGTCTTTTTACATCCCTTCATTAGTTGTTTGGGGATTTTACAATGATGATAAGTGCCGGAGCAATCTACACCAGCGTAGCACAAGGAAGTCTCATTTTTTGGAgagtgctgggatatacagtgctCCGTAGCAGCACATTTTCCACCTGATATTGGATTTTATGTGAACCTTTTTATCACGTGTTTTTCATACAGTCCTGTGATCAAGTTTGCATTTTTGGTCTGTGTTTTCAAGTCACACACACCCTCCCACTTTATCTGACTCTCTTCTGGGTTTTGGGCCTTAgatgaaaggaggaggaggtttgTACCCTCCTTGCCACCAGTGAGTGAAGCTGTGAAAAGGACTTGAGACAGGGGTCCTGCTGCTGATTGTGAAAATCTCTCTTGATGCTTGGAAGAAGATGTAACGTTCCTCTTCCTTGTGCTCCAATCAGACATTGAGGACGTCTTGACTAATATGTCTGGCTGCTGGCTTTTAAGATTGGCCAGAATGGCATTTGCTTAGTCTCACAGTCATACAGTTGTACTGAATACAGAGCATTTGCAGATCTATCCCTCTAAGTAATCCAGAACTGTGATACTGAACATGATGACCATAATtcattaactaattaattaaagGATTTTTTGGGGGAACTTTTTGCAGGGAAGATTCCTGAACCATACCTTTGACTAGAATTGGGATTTCTGTTTCTTGACATATAGTAACATTCACTTGATATATGGGGCAGGTTGCACTCTCAGAGGTATCTAAGAGATTGGAGCAGCTGTGAAGGTAAAAACGGATAACATTAACATGTGCCATTTGGAGTGCTTTGGGAGAAGTCAGAATAAAATACCAGCAATATTTccatcgggttgctgtgagttttctggggtcgtatggccacattccagaagcattctctcctgacgtttcacccacatctatggcagacatcctctgaggaaaactaagcaagggagatttatatatctgtggaagatccaaggtgggagaaagaactcttgtctgttagagataggtgtgaatgttgcaattaatcaccttgattagcattcaactTTGAAGCCAGGCTGATttctgcatgggggaatcctttgttgggaagtgttagctggcctgattgtttcatgtctggaattcccctgttttaagaGTGTTTCCATCTCCCTAAATAGCAATGTTTCTTATCCAATATACTGTACAATGCCTTTTATCTGAAGAAAGACTTGGATAGGGGAAACAtggtaaaaataatttaaaaataaaataaaataaaaaacatcataaaataatgatgaaaaaTAGTAATGATCTCTGAAAACTTTGGTGTGTGTTATGGTTTCAAATCTTGGTCAGTTTTGCCTCCTGGTGTTTACTAGAAATATAAAAGTTACTAAGTTTGATTTTTACAATAGCACTCTGTTTAAATCTTTGTCTCTCCTGCCATCTGGTGCCCATGTTTAGTATAAACACACTGAATCAATGAGAGCCAAGCATGGTGTATTGGTTTGAGTTGTAAGGCTAGAACTGGAGACCATGCTTCAGATCCCCAGTcaatcatggaaacctactgaccaagccacacactctcagcctcagaaaacccagtgataggtcaccttagagcagtggttctcaacctgtgggtccctaggtgttttggcctacaactcccagaaatcccagccagtttaccagctgttaggatttgtaggagttgaaggtcaaaacatctggggacccacaggttgagaaccactgccttaaagtcaccataattcagaaacaaCGCGAAGCACACAAGAACTGAACCAACTGTGGAAAAGTGAATCAACATCCCCATATGTTGATTCacaggacattcatagggataccaagatgcttgcttATAAAGCTATTATCGTTCCCACTCTattgtatgcctgcaaaacaaGGACCGTGcacaaatgtcactctcaacttctcgAACAATTCCATCAGAGCTGTCTTTGAAAAAAATCCTgcagatctcttgggaagacaggtggacaaatgtcggCATGCTGGAAGCAGCAAAGACCACCATCACGGAAGAGACGATCATCCACCACCAACTTTACTGggttggccatgttgtccgaatagCTGAGTTACGCTACTCTcaaatcaagaatggaaaacagaatgtcagtggacaaataaagagatttaaagatgggcttaaagttaaccttgaaaaatgtggcataaacaccaattgggaatccctggccctcgagcattgctatggattttgaagaggcatgaatagagggcaaaagggaaaaATGCGCTGAGAGGAGAGTACTCCAAGCAAATCCTTGTCGGGaccgtcttccatctggaaatatgTATCCTTGTgacagaccatgtggatccagaatagatctTTATGGTTATTTACATATCCACCACAAAGACTCTACCTCTTGAAGACAGTTATACTCAGCCAGAATTGATTGAAAATAGATAGATCAGCAAAGGCCCAGCTCTGTAACAGCAATTCAACTGTGGAATTCTCTGTCCAAGGAAGTTAGGCAAGGTCCATGTCTTCTAGAGGGCAGCAAAAACAGTGTTCTGCATGGCATTCAATGTTTGAAAGTGCAGTTTTATCTGTTCTAAAACAGAATTCTAGAATTGTTTTtaaggtaacggtaaaggttttcccatgatgtTAAAgctagtcatgtccaattctgggggttggtgctcatctccatttctaaaccaaagaggcgccgttgtctgtagacggctccaaggtcatgtgcctggcatgactgcatggaacgccgaagcagtacctattgatctaattacatttgcatgttttcgtaaactgctgggttggcagaagctggagctaacagtgggagctcaccctgctccctggattcaaactgccgacctttcagtcagcaagttcagcagctcagcagtttaatccactgcaccaccagtgaTAAACcatgctttgtcctgaattaatttacTTTTATCAGAGGTGCTGCCCATGCCATCCCGGTATTTTGTTTTGGGAGTGTGTGGGTTTAAACCCACATCAaaatgggttttttaaaccctGCTTCAGCGTGGGTTTAAGCCACATCTCAAaggccctaaggccccttctacactgtcatacaaaaatccagattatctgcttggaagtggattatatggcataatccacttcaaagcagacaatgtggattatctgctttgataatctggattatatggcagtgtaaatccaggctCAGATAAAAGAAATTGTGTTTTGTTATTTATGATTTTTCTACCTTTACAAATTTCCTGCACCCCTATCACCTATGCAAATGGAAATTTTACTGCAGTAGTAGTTggctgcaatccaacaataacAGGCGAGTTATGTGGTTGTTATTTTAATTTCTGCTTCTAGGTTTGACATTGCCCTCTGGTGGAAATTTATCATGTTACACCCTATGGCCTAAATCTAATTTCTAGCTCCAAACAGAGGAGACTTATTGAATCAGTTATTTAATGGTCAGTGCTTAATGCAAATCCCACTGATTGAATGGCTCAGTCTATCTGATattagcaactggatttagattcagggttgttgtatgttctccgggctatatggccatgttccagaggtattctcttctgacgttttgcccacatctatggcaggcatcctcagaggatgtgaggattTAGATTCAATTATTTAAAGTTATTCATTATTCCCTTCCATAAAGGAGCTCAGTCAACTGCGGCACCTGGAAATTATCAATTTGTTTTGTGCTGTTACATGACATCAAGTTTTCAAGTTTGCCAATGTTTGCTCTGGAGTCTCCAGCAAACTCTAGAGTATTCTCCAACTTTTTCTAAAGTGCGGCCAAGTCGAATTAAACCTAGAAAAGTGAGAATCCTCACCAGAAGTCAACAGGGCCAAACAGTGGTGGATTTGTAGAAAACCTGATTTTTGATCCAGTGTCGATAAATCTCTAATCATCGATAGCCCTACTCAAATCTTATAAATTCAATGCCATAGCTTCTTTGGATATATAAATCCAGTTGTAATCTGgtcctcctcttttcctattgtcttATGCTTTTCTACCTTTATAACCTTTTCTAGCATTTTTGGCAGGATATATATTTAGGCAGAGATTTTGATTCCTGCAGAACACAATGCTTAGGGTGACaaaaagaacaaagggagaacaaACAAAATTATCATCACATtttcatagcatcatagagttggaagaaaccacaaagtcTATCCTGGTCAACCTTCTGTGATGCAGGAATATCCAACCAAGTGATATTGTGGTACATTACCATTGTAGAAatagagccgtggtggtgcaatgggttaaacccttgtgccagctgaactgctgacctgaaggttgagttactgacctgaaggttgccagtttgaatccataaGATGGGGTGGggttccatctgtcagctctagcttgtggggacatgagaaaagcttcccagcaacacatccgggcatcccctgggcagcatctctatagatggccaattctctcacatcagaagcaacttgctacTAGTATGTCCTCAAGCTGCTTCTGACATTAtttcttacttttttttaaactataataGAACTCCATCCCTCCAAGGCTATTAGGTTCAGAATCTAAAATCAACAAATaatgctccttccttggaggattttaaacagatgctggatggccatctctcaggggtgctttgaatacgattttcctgcttcttggcaaggggttggactggatggcccaagagggttcttccaactctatgattctatgaagtgacTTTAGTATTAgggtgatatgctcactcctagatgttacTGTTACAGTTCTGGTTGCtgagttttgaactaattggaattttctaacttggtacaaaggtaacccaatgtaaagtgcattgcagaagtccaaccttgaggttacaagCACATACACTTCCATCTTTAGGTCATCCAAATCTAGGTGGGGGCGCAGCTGGCGTATCAGCCGAAGCTGGTAGGAAGCACTCCTACCTGTCACATTAatttgggctgacatttggagagatagaTCCAGGAgcctcccaagctgtgaacatggtctttcaaggggagtgtaaacCCACCCAGAAGTAGTAGAGATAtatgaccagaaccactgcatCACAGTGCCTCTAATTCCCAGCTCACCTCCCCCCAAGCGTTCCAGAAGGATACAATGGTTGATCGTATTAAATGCTGCAGAGAGGTCTAGAagtaccaacagggacacacaacCCTTGTCAGTattaagatggagatcatccactaaggcaaccaaagCAGTCTCAACCATGTACCCTGCTTTGAATCTAGTTTGAAACTGGTcatggaagtgtgtgtcatctaaGACTGCCTGAAGTTgggggcaactgccttctcaatcaccttgcccaaaaaaaggaAGGTCAGATGCTGTTCTGTAATTATgaaggtccaggggatccagggagggctttttcagcagtggtctaacttCTGCTTTCTTTAGACATGATAGAAAATTCCTCttcctgagagatgcattaatcatttgttgtatttgagatcaaatTGTATCACCTCCCTGAATGACCAGCCAAGAGGAACAGTGATCAAGAAGGCAGGTTGTCCTccttattagccccagctccttgtccacatcaacagtattCAATAATTGAAACTGATTCAGCATATTCCCACTCACAGAGTTACTGGACACCTCGTTGTTGGCTTCTGTTCCAATGACAGTGTGTAAGTCAGCTCTTATGTTAGAGATTTTATCTGAaaaatggttgttaaaagcatcacagtgagctactgaaagTTCCAATAATGAGTTCAATGGGGAGGGTATCTCTCACTACTCTGAAAAGCTCAGCTGGACACAAATCTGCAGACTCAATGCATGTAGAAAGAAAGCTTTCTTCGCTATGCACATTGCCTACTTATATCAGTATGAATCATATTGTAACCTTTTCAAGATCAGGGAATTTATGTGGCCCAGTATGTAATGCTATTTCCTATTAAAGTCTGCATTCTTGTCATTCCACTTTTCACAAAAAACCAGAAAAAGACACTCATCAATCATAAAAAATATATCCTTTAATATCATAATTTGTATAATTTAATATCGTAATTTATATAATCACATCTCTGTGCTGTTAtcacaaaaataaataatcaataaataTCATAAGAAATATGAGGTAGAAAGAATAGTTTTATCTAAGGACACATGTCTCAAAATCCTTAGTATTTATTGCAAAGCCCTAATGGCCCTTTAAGAAGTGTTATAGAAACAATCAATTACAAATAAGAAATGCATTTtccaaaatattgttttgtttttcaacaatAGATGTGATTGCAAGAAAACATCGAAAGGAAATCTTCCAGCTCTCAGCATCTTTGAAAATGAAATGTACTCAAGTAAATCTGAAGCAGCATAACAATAAAACCACAAATTTTGTGATTTGGATTGGTTTGACAAATCATCCAAGGTTCTAGACTTTCTGTTAATTTCAGCATATCTAACCAATACATATTGTCCAAAATTTGCCAATTAAAAGAGCTGTAATGGGATATGTTTTCCACAGGAGATTAAATCAAGGAGAGTAATATCCCATGACCCACAGCCCAAATTATGTACTGATGTTAGACTTGCAAGAGGTAGGTATATACTCATAGTAGAATGAACTGTAgtggatgttgttgtttttgaagtTTGATAGCAGAGCTGAAGAATTTCAGGATAAGTTGATGGGTACCTTGGAAGGAAAAGGCAAGAAGTTGGTAGACCAGAGAAGAATAATTAAATTCTCCCTCCACGTCTCCACTGCCTTCCAATCTCAAATTTCCATCCCTGCCAAATCCACCACCACTTTTAGGTAGAGAGTGTCATCCTTAAGGTAGTTAGGAATCTCAACGTGGCTGGCAAAAAGGGGGCTCCCACTGGCCACGTTCAACCTCTCCCGAGGCTGGTGGAAGGAGGAGCTGTGAGGATCTGGGAGGAAGGTCTCCATGATTGGCGACTTCTTCCTTGTAGGGTCCAGGAGACAGAAGGTGACCTTTTGCCGGAAGGGCCAGGGCAGGATGTCATCATAGGGCCCTTTGGCCAAGGCGAGGAAGAGGGAAAGATGGCCTCCCTGGCCAATACCATCTCCATCGGGATATAGCCGGACACAGAGATGGTACCCAAAGGTGTGAGTGGCAAAGACTGGAGAGTAGATGGAACGTTTCCCTCCCGCTTTGGACTCCTTCATGAGCTTGGAGAAGTTCTCCACCTTCCACACCAGGGTTCCATCAGTGCTGACCAGTTCTGGCATTGGCGGTTTGGattctttgtttttctcttgAGACAACCTCAAGAGTTTTTCATATTGGGAACAGTTGTGCTGGAGAGACTTCACCATGGCCCCTTGACTGGCAAGCTGCCGGCGCAGGGACAACACCATCAGCTCCAAGGCTTCCACACGCATTTGGACACATTCCACATTCAAGGCAGGGTCACCCTGGAAAAATAAACAGAGGGTCACATCTGGGAACAAGAAGTAAAGGACACTTGTGGGCTCCTGATTGTACCCCTGTGTTTTGTTTGGacaacagttcccagaattccctggACAGCATGTCCAAGAGACAATAGCCTACTGGCTATAGGATTCTGGGAGGTTTTATCCAGAAAAGAATTTGGTCTAGGCTCTGAGCTAACCATGTTACAGCAGGCTTCacgtacaaatacgtgaagggaagtcatagggaggagggagcaagcttgttttctgctgccctgcagactaggacacggaacaatggcttcaaactacaggaaaggagattccacctgaacatcaggaagaacttcctcactgtgagggctgttcgacagtggaactctctcccccgggctgtggtggaggctccttccttggaggcttttaagcagaggctggatggccatctgtcgggggtgctttgaatgcgatttcctgcttcttggcagggggttggactggatggcccatgaggtctcttccaactctactattctatgattctatgattctaggctaaCCAGTATGAATAAAATGAAACTCTTTCACAGGTAAGAAACACAGAGActcaggccccatcaacactgctatataaaattcagattatctgtttgaactggattatatggcagtgtagtctcaatccagtccaaagcagataatgtggattatctgctttgataatctggattatatggcagtgtagatccatcctgggAGTGCTAATAGGCATGTGgtcccataaaggtaaaggtttccccttgacattg
Protein-coding sequences here:
- the LOC103278075 gene encoding TNF receptor-associated factor 2, translated to MGKTRESRVMPTDPLSNAGLLCQACGFLLLDPQQAECGHRYCRRCVQALFRNKERVACHTCKTRLSSRQFHSDKAAEKDALATDVACPNFDCSWTGTLKSYQEHACPPLVHHGTVVKAAFDLGHQDIEEEAQSSWSIGSPIMGDPALNVECVQMRVEALELMVLSLRRQLASQGAMVKSLQHNCSQYEKLLRLSQEKNKESKPPMPELVSTDGTLVWKVENFSKLMKESKAGGKRSIYSPVFATHTFGYHLCVRLYPDGDGIGQGGHLSLFLALAKGPYDDILPWPFRQKVTFCLLDPTRKKSPIMETFLPDPHSSSFHQPRERLNVASGSPLFASHVEIPNYLKDDTLYLKVVVDLAGMEI